The segment AAGGAGTTGGGCGTGAAATGTTAGGAAAAAAATCGATGGCGGGAGTGTTAATCGCATCTACTATTGCTTTTAGTACGGTACCTTCCCTATTTAGTTTAGATTCAATAGCCTATGCCAATCAATCTGGAAGCACATTGGTGAACGAAAATTTCGATCAGACGGCAAATGGGCAACTTCCTGCTGGTTGGAAATTAATCGAAGGTACGGCAGAAACGAAGGATGGGAAATTGGTACTCTCGTCTCTTTCATCTTCCAAACCTGCTAGAGTCGTGATTCCGCTTGGGGATCATCCTCAAGATTATGTATTTGAAGCCGATATGACATTTTTGTCGGCCGTTGAAGATACGCGTTGGGCTTCCCTTATGTACCGAGTCCAATCTGACAACTACCCTTATTATCAGTTCGCAGTTCGCAGAGGGACAACCGCTCTGAATGGCATTGAATTTGCGATAAGAAATGAAAATAACAAATGGGTTGTACCTGAAACTAATTTTTACCATGAAAAATTTGAATATAATAAAACATACAAGATGAAAGTGGTCGTGAGTAAAAATCGTGTACAACAGTTTATCAATGACAAATTAGTAATTGATACAGATCTTGCCAATCAATGGATGAAAGGCGATGTTGGGTTCCAAGCAAATGGGACTAATGTCCAATTTGACAATGTAAAAGTGACGACAACTACAGGGGAGCTTCCTCCTATAGACAAAGGCAGTGCGTTTATCCCAGCAGAACCTGAAACCAATATAATCAATCCACCAACATTAATAGCTGGTCATTCTGACAAAAATACGACAGAACAAGTCTCATCTATCCTACTACCAGTTCAAAAAAATGAAAAAGGACAGCTAATGACCGATAATGAATTATTAAGTGACGTATTAAAGTCAATGAAAAATAGAAAAATCCCAATCTTGAAGGTCGAACAAGCGGGTATAGCGGAAGATATTCTTAAACAATTAAATAAAAGTCAAACAAATGATGTTCATTTCGTATCAAGCAATCCTTCCATTTTAAAAGAATTAAGAACAAAATACCCAACTGCACGCGGTGGGCTATTATACACGAAAAACTCCCTGAATAAAAATGACTTAGCGAAGTTTGCTGAAGACATTCATAAACATGGTGGGAAAGTCGCGATTATTCCACAAAAAATCTTAACACAGGACATCATTCATTATTTGCATAGTCGGACTATTTCAGTATGGGGGATTGGTGCAAATTCTGAGAATTCCGCCCATGAAATGATTCATCTCGGTGTAGACGGGATCATTTCAGATGCTCCAGAATATTCATCACAAGCTCTTAAAGTATATCCGGAAAATACAATTATTCAAAGACCGATTGTAGCAGCTCATCGTGGAGTTCCTTCATTAGCTCCAGAAAATACAATGGCTGGATATCGCTTAGCATATGAACTTGGTGCAGATTTGATTGAGACAGACTTACAAATCACAAAGGATGGCCATATCGTGATTATGCATGATCATACAGTAAATCGTACGACAGATGGAACAGGCCAAGTAAGTGATTTAACACTGGAAGAAATTCGCTCGCTGGATGCAGGAATAAAATTTGGTCCACAATTCAAAGGAGAAAAAGTCCCAACCTTCAAGGAGTTTTTACAAGAGTTTAAAGAAAAAGACGTCGTTTTACTTATTGAGTTGAAAGATACAGGAATTGAGGAGCAAGTCATTAAAGAAATCGAAGAAGAGAATATGGAAAAACAAGTGGTCCTTCAAAGCTTTGATTTAGGTAGCATGACAAAATTAAACAAATTAAAACCTGAACTACCAGTTGGATACTTATTCTCTGCAGATACCCCTCCAACTGTTGATGGTAAATTAAAAAGTGCTAAAAAAATGCTTGATTATGGAACAAGCCAAAATGTCACACTGAATGCAAGCTATAGCAGTGTATATGAAGAATTTAACACTTATATGCGTCAGCGAGGAATGTTGAATATGCATTGGACCTTTAGAAATGAAGAAGCGTTTAGCGATAAATTGCAACAAGGACTAATCGGCCCAATTACAGATTATACACAATGGTTAACCCATTCGCCTATTAATCTTGAAACACCGATCAAAAAGGTCAACTTAAAAGTAGGAAAAACATCTGTAATACGAGCAAAAGCATTTGTAGATTATCGAGTAGATAAGAAGGAAAACATTCAA is part of the Oikeobacillus pervagus genome and harbors:
- a CDS encoding glycerophosphodiester phosphodiesterase family protein, producing MLGKKSMAGVLIASTIAFSTVPSLFSLDSIAYANQSGSTLVNENFDQTANGQLPAGWKLIEGTAETKDGKLVLSSLSSSKPARVVIPLGDHPQDYVFEADMTFLSAVEDTRWASLMYRVQSDNYPYYQFAVRRGTTALNGIEFAIRNENNKWVVPETNFYHEKFEYNKTYKMKVVVSKNRVQQFINDKLVIDTDLANQWMKGDVGFQANGTNVQFDNVKVTTTTGELPPIDKGSAFIPAEPETNIINPPTLIAGHSDKNTTEQVSSILLPVQKNEKGQLMTDNELLSDVLKSMKNRKIPILKVEQAGIAEDILKQLNKSQTNDVHFVSSNPSILKELRTKYPTARGGLLYTKNSLNKNDLAKFAEDIHKHGGKVAIIPQKILTQDIIHYLHSRTISVWGIGANSENSAHEMIHLGVDGIISDAPEYSSQALKVYPENTIIQRPIVAAHRGVPSLAPENTMAGYRLAYELGADLIETDLQITKDGHIVIMHDHTVNRTTDGTGQVSDLTLEEIRSLDAGIKFGPQFKGEKVPTFKEFLQEFKEKDVVLLIELKDTGIEEQVIKEIEEENMEKQVVLQSFDLGSMTKLNKLKPELPVGYLFSADTPPTVDGKLKSAKKMLDYGTSQNVTLNASYSSVYEEFNTYMRQRGMLNMHWTFRNEEAFSDKLQQGLIGPITDYTQWLTHSPINLETPIKKVNLKVGKTSVIRAKAFVDYRVDKKENIQTELFTVQNSGVVKINGNTIEALKPGKAQVFVKHTFTMLNTEWNVVAEPIEVFVKE